The following coding sequences are from one Perognathus longimembris pacificus isolate PPM17 chromosome 13, ASM2315922v1, whole genome shotgun sequence window:
- the Tnnt3 gene encoding troponin T, fast skeletal muscle isoform X14, whose product MSDEEVEQGEEQYEEEEEVQEEEEVQEEEKPRPKLTAPKIPEGEKVDFDDIQKKRQNKDLMELQALIDSHFEARKKEEEELIALKERIEKRRAERAEQQRIRAEKERERQNRLAEEKARREEEDAKRRAEDDMKKKKALSSMGANYSSYLAKADQKRGKKQTAREMKKKILAERRKPLNIDHLSDDKLRDKAKELWDTLYQLETDKFEFGEKLKRQKYDITTLRSRIDQAQKHSKKAGATAKGKVGGRWK is encoded by the exons ATGTCTGACGAGGAAGT TGAGCAGGGTGAAG AGCAGTACGAAGAGGAAG AAGAGGTCCAGGAGGAAG AGGAAGTCCAGGAAG AGGAGAAGCCCAGGCCCAA ACTGACGGCTCCTAAGATCCCGGAAGGGGAGAAAGTAGACTTTGAT GACATCCAGAAGAAGCGGCAGAACAAAGACCTCATGGAGCTTCAGGCCCTCATCGACAGCCACTTCGAGgccaggaagaaggaggaggaggagctgatcGCGCTCAAGGAGAGGATC GAGAAGCGCCGCGCGGAGCGGGCCGAGCAGCAGAGGATCCGCGCCGAGAAGGAGCGGGAACGCCAGAACAGGCTGGCG GAGGAGAAGgccaggagagaggaggaggacgcCAAGAGGAGAGCCGAGGACGacatgaagaagaagaaggcccTGTCCTCCATGGGCGCCAACTACAGCAGCTACCTGGCCAAG GCTGACCAGAAGAGAGGCAAGAAGCAGACGGCCCGCGAGATGAAGAAGAAGATCCTGGCCGAGAGACGCAAGCCGCTCAACATCGACCACCTCAGTGACGACAAGCTGAG gGACAAGGCCAAGGAACTCTGGGATACGCTGTACCAACTCGAGACGGACAAGTTCGAGTTTGGGGAGAAGCTGAAGCGCCAGAAGTATGAC ATCACCACCCTCAGGAGTCGCATTGACCAGGCCCAGAAGCA CAGCAAGAAGGCCGGCGCCACGGCCAAGGGCAAGGTCGGCGGGCGCTGGAAGTAG
- the Tnnt3 gene encoding troponin T, fast skeletal muscle isoform X13: MSDEEVEQGEEQYEEEEEVQEEEEVQEEEKPRPKLTAPKIPEGEKVDFDDIQKKRQNKDLMELQALIDSHFEARKKEEEELIALKERIEKRRAERAEQQRIRAEKERERQNRLAEEKARREEEDAKRRAEDDMKKKKALSSMGANYSSYLAKADQKRGKKQTAREMKKKILAERRKPLNIDHLSDDKLRDKAKELWDTLYQLETDKFEFGEKLKRQKYDIMTARARVEMLAKFSKKAGATAKGKVGGRWK, translated from the exons ATGTCTGACGAGGAAGT TGAGCAGGGTGAAG AGCAGTACGAAGAGGAAG AAGAGGTCCAGGAGGAAG AGGAAGTCCAGGAAG AGGAGAAGCCCAGGCCCAA ACTGACGGCTCCTAAGATCCCGGAAGGGGAGAAAGTAGACTTTGAT GACATCCAGAAGAAGCGGCAGAACAAAGACCTCATGGAGCTTCAGGCCCTCATCGACAGCCACTTCGAGgccaggaagaaggaggaggaggagctgatcGCGCTCAAGGAGAGGATC GAGAAGCGCCGCGCGGAGCGGGCCGAGCAGCAGAGGATCCGCGCCGAGAAGGAGCGGGAACGCCAGAACAGGCTGGCG GAGGAGAAGgccaggagagaggaggaggacgcCAAGAGGAGAGCCGAGGACGacatgaagaagaagaaggcccTGTCCTCCATGGGCGCCAACTACAGCAGCTACCTGGCCAAG GCTGACCAGAAGAGAGGCAAGAAGCAGACGGCCCGCGAGATGAAGAAGAAGATCCTGGCCGAGAGACGCAAGCCGCTCAACATCGACCACCTCAGTGACGACAAGCTGAG gGACAAGGCCAAGGAACTCTGGGATACGCTGTACCAACTCGAGACGGACAAGTTCGAGTTTGGGGAGAAGCTGAAGCGCCAGAAGTATGAC ATCATGACGGCCCGGGCCAGGGTGGAGATGCTGGCCAAGTT CAGCAAGAAGGCCGGCGCCACGGCCAAGGGCAAGGTCGGCGGGCGCTGGAAGTAG
- the Tnnt3 gene encoding troponin T, fast skeletal muscle isoform X6, translating into MSDEEVEQGEEQYEEEEEVQEEAPEVHEPEEVQEEEKPRPKLTAPKIPEGEKVDFDDIQKKRQNKDLMELQALIDSHFEARKKEEEELIALKERIEKRRAERAEQQRIRAEKERERQNRLAEEKARREEEDAKRRAEDDMKKKKALSSMGANYSSYLAKADQKRGKKQTAREMKKKILAERRKPLNIDHLSDDKLRDKAKELWDTLYQLETDKFEFGEKLKRQKYDIMTARARVEMLAKFSKKAGATAKGKVGGRWK; encoded by the exons ATGTCTGACGAGGAAGT TGAGCAGGGTGAAG AGCAGTACGAAGAGGAAG AAGAGGTCCAGGAGGAAG CCCCCGAGGTTCATGAACCAG AGGAAGTCCAGGAAG AGGAGAAGCCCAGGCCCAA ACTGACGGCTCCTAAGATCCCGGAAGGGGAGAAAGTAGACTTTGAT GACATCCAGAAGAAGCGGCAGAACAAAGACCTCATGGAGCTTCAGGCCCTCATCGACAGCCACTTCGAGgccaggaagaaggaggaggaggagctgatcGCGCTCAAGGAGAGGATC GAGAAGCGCCGCGCGGAGCGGGCCGAGCAGCAGAGGATCCGCGCCGAGAAGGAGCGGGAACGCCAGAACAGGCTGGCG GAGGAGAAGgccaggagagaggaggaggacgcCAAGAGGAGAGCCGAGGACGacatgaagaagaagaaggcccTGTCCTCCATGGGCGCCAACTACAGCAGCTACCTGGCCAAG GCTGACCAGAAGAGAGGCAAGAAGCAGACGGCCCGCGAGATGAAGAAGAAGATCCTGGCCGAGAGACGCAAGCCGCTCAACATCGACCACCTCAGTGACGACAAGCTGAG gGACAAGGCCAAGGAACTCTGGGATACGCTGTACCAACTCGAGACGGACAAGTTCGAGTTTGGGGAGAAGCTGAAGCGCCAGAAGTATGAC ATCATGACGGCCCGGGCCAGGGTGGAGATGCTGGCCAAGTT CAGCAAGAAGGCCGGCGCCACGGCCAAGGGCAAGGTCGGCGGGCGCTGGAAGTAG
- the Tnnt3 gene encoding troponin T, fast skeletal muscle isoform X2 translates to MSDEEVEQGEEQYEEEEEVQEEEVQEEAPEVHEPEEVQEEEKPRPKLTAPKIPEGEKVDFDDIQKKRQNKDLMELQALIDSHFEARKKEEEELIALKERIEKRRAERAEQQRIRAEKERERQNRLAEEKARREEEDAKRRAEDDMKKKKALSSMGANYSSYLAKADQKRGKKQTAREMKKKILAERRKPLNIDHLSDDKLRDKAKELWDTLYQLETDKFEFGEKLKRQKYDITTLRSRIDQAQKHSKKAGATAKGKVGGRWK, encoded by the exons ATGTCTGACGAGGAAGT TGAGCAGGGTGAAG AGCAGTACGAAGAGGAAG AAGAGGTCCAGGAGGAAG AAGTCCAGGAGGAAG CCCCCGAGGTTCATGAACCAG AGGAAGTCCAGGAAG AGGAGAAGCCCAGGCCCAA ACTGACGGCTCCTAAGATCCCGGAAGGGGAGAAAGTAGACTTTGAT GACATCCAGAAGAAGCGGCAGAACAAAGACCTCATGGAGCTTCAGGCCCTCATCGACAGCCACTTCGAGgccaggaagaaggaggaggaggagctgatcGCGCTCAAGGAGAGGATC GAGAAGCGCCGCGCGGAGCGGGCCGAGCAGCAGAGGATCCGCGCCGAGAAGGAGCGGGAACGCCAGAACAGGCTGGCG GAGGAGAAGgccaggagagaggaggaggacgcCAAGAGGAGAGCCGAGGACGacatgaagaagaagaaggcccTGTCCTCCATGGGCGCCAACTACAGCAGCTACCTGGCCAAG GCTGACCAGAAGAGAGGCAAGAAGCAGACGGCCCGCGAGATGAAGAAGAAGATCCTGGCCGAGAGACGCAAGCCGCTCAACATCGACCACCTCAGTGACGACAAGCTGAG gGACAAGGCCAAGGAACTCTGGGATACGCTGTACCAACTCGAGACGGACAAGTTCGAGTTTGGGGAGAAGCTGAAGCGCCAGAAGTATGAC ATCACCACCCTCAGGAGTCGCATTGACCAGGCCCAGAAGCA CAGCAAGAAGGCCGGCGCCACGGCCAAGGGCAAGGTCGGCGGGCGCTGGAAGTAG
- the Tnnt3 gene encoding troponin T, fast skeletal muscle isoform X1 gives MSDEEVEQGEEQYEEEEEVQEEEVQEEAPEVHEPEEVQEEEKPRPKLTAPKIPEGEKVDFDDIQKKRQNKDLMELQALIDSHFEARKKEEEELIALKERIEKRRAERAEQQRIRAEKERERQNRLAEEKARREEEDAKRRAEDDMKKKKALSSMGANYSSYLAKADQKRGKKQTAREMKKKILAERRKPLNIDHLSDDKLRDKAKELWDTLYQLETDKFEFGEKLKRQKYDIMTARARVEMLAKFSKKAGATAKGKVGGRWK, from the exons ATGTCTGACGAGGAAGT TGAGCAGGGTGAAG AGCAGTACGAAGAGGAAG AAGAGGTCCAGGAGGAAG AAGTCCAGGAGGAAG CCCCCGAGGTTCATGAACCAG AGGAAGTCCAGGAAG AGGAGAAGCCCAGGCCCAA ACTGACGGCTCCTAAGATCCCGGAAGGGGAGAAAGTAGACTTTGAT GACATCCAGAAGAAGCGGCAGAACAAAGACCTCATGGAGCTTCAGGCCCTCATCGACAGCCACTTCGAGgccaggaagaaggaggaggaggagctgatcGCGCTCAAGGAGAGGATC GAGAAGCGCCGCGCGGAGCGGGCCGAGCAGCAGAGGATCCGCGCCGAGAAGGAGCGGGAACGCCAGAACAGGCTGGCG GAGGAGAAGgccaggagagaggaggaggacgcCAAGAGGAGAGCCGAGGACGacatgaagaagaagaaggcccTGTCCTCCATGGGCGCCAACTACAGCAGCTACCTGGCCAAG GCTGACCAGAAGAGAGGCAAGAAGCAGACGGCCCGCGAGATGAAGAAGAAGATCCTGGCCGAGAGACGCAAGCCGCTCAACATCGACCACCTCAGTGACGACAAGCTGAG gGACAAGGCCAAGGAACTCTGGGATACGCTGTACCAACTCGAGACGGACAAGTTCGAGTTTGGGGAGAAGCTGAAGCGCCAGAAGTATGAC ATCATGACGGCCCGGGCCAGGGTGGAGATGCTGGCCAAGTT CAGCAAGAAGGCCGGCGCCACGGCCAAGGGCAAGGTCGGCGGGCGCTGGAAGTAG
- the Tnnt3 gene encoding troponin T, fast skeletal muscle isoform X24, whose amino-acid sequence MSDEEVEQGEEQYEEEEVQEEEEKPRPKLTAPKIPEGEKVDFDDIQKKRQNKDLMELQALIDSHFEARKKEEEELIALKERIEKRRAERAEQQRIRAEKERERQNRLAEEKARREEEDAKRRAEDDMKKKKALSSMGANYSSYLAKADQKRGKKQTAREMKKKILAERRKPLNIDHLSDDKLRDKAKELWDTLYQLETDKFEFGEKLKRQKYDIMTARARVEMLAKFSKKAGATAKGKVGGRWK is encoded by the exons ATGTCTGACGAGGAAGT TGAGCAGGGTGAAG AGCAGTACGAAGAGGAAG AGGTCCAGGAGGAAG AGGAGAAGCCCAGGCCCAA ACTGACGGCTCCTAAGATCCCGGAAGGGGAGAAAGTAGACTTTGAT GACATCCAGAAGAAGCGGCAGAACAAAGACCTCATGGAGCTTCAGGCCCTCATCGACAGCCACTTCGAGgccaggaagaaggaggaggaggagctgatcGCGCTCAAGGAGAGGATC GAGAAGCGCCGCGCGGAGCGGGCCGAGCAGCAGAGGATCCGCGCCGAGAAGGAGCGGGAACGCCAGAACAGGCTGGCG GAGGAGAAGgccaggagagaggaggaggacgcCAAGAGGAGAGCCGAGGACGacatgaagaagaagaaggcccTGTCCTCCATGGGCGCCAACTACAGCAGCTACCTGGCCAAG GCTGACCAGAAGAGAGGCAAGAAGCAGACGGCCCGCGAGATGAAGAAGAAGATCCTGGCCGAGAGACGCAAGCCGCTCAACATCGACCACCTCAGTGACGACAAGCTGAG gGACAAGGCCAAGGAACTCTGGGATACGCTGTACCAACTCGAGACGGACAAGTTCGAGTTTGGGGAGAAGCTGAAGCGCCAGAAGTATGAC ATCATGACGGCCCGGGCCAGGGTGGAGATGCTGGCCAAGTT CAGCAAGAAGGCCGGCGCCACGGCCAAGGGCAAGGTCGGCGGGCGCTGGAAGTAG
- the Tnnt3 gene encoding troponin T, fast skeletal muscle isoform X18, protein MSDEEVEQGEEQYEEEEVQEEEEVQEEEKPRPKLTAPKIPEGEKVDFDDIQKKRQNKDLMELQALIDSHFEARKKEEEELIALKERIEKRRAERAEQQRIRAEKERERQNRLAEEKARREEEDAKRRAEDDMKKKKALSSMGANYSSYLAKADQKRGKKQTAREMKKKILAERRKPLNIDHLSDDKLRDKAKELWDTLYQLETDKFEFGEKLKRQKYDITTLRSRIDQAQKHSKKAGATAKGKVGGRWK, encoded by the exons ATGTCTGACGAGGAAGT TGAGCAGGGTGAAG AGCAGTACGAAGAGGAAG AGGTCCAGGAGGAAG AGGAAGTCCAGGAAG AGGAGAAGCCCAGGCCCAA ACTGACGGCTCCTAAGATCCCGGAAGGGGAGAAAGTAGACTTTGAT GACATCCAGAAGAAGCGGCAGAACAAAGACCTCATGGAGCTTCAGGCCCTCATCGACAGCCACTTCGAGgccaggaagaaggaggaggaggagctgatcGCGCTCAAGGAGAGGATC GAGAAGCGCCGCGCGGAGCGGGCCGAGCAGCAGAGGATCCGCGCCGAGAAGGAGCGGGAACGCCAGAACAGGCTGGCG GAGGAGAAGgccaggagagaggaggaggacgcCAAGAGGAGAGCCGAGGACGacatgaagaagaagaaggcccTGTCCTCCATGGGCGCCAACTACAGCAGCTACCTGGCCAAG GCTGACCAGAAGAGAGGCAAGAAGCAGACGGCCCGCGAGATGAAGAAGAAGATCCTGGCCGAGAGACGCAAGCCGCTCAACATCGACCACCTCAGTGACGACAAGCTGAG gGACAAGGCCAAGGAACTCTGGGATACGCTGTACCAACTCGAGACGGACAAGTTCGAGTTTGGGGAGAAGCTGAAGCGCCAGAAGTATGAC ATCACCACCCTCAGGAGTCGCATTGACCAGGCCCAGAAGCA CAGCAAGAAGGCCGGCGCCACGGCCAAGGGCAAGGTCGGCGGGCGCTGGAAGTAG
- the Tnnt3 gene encoding troponin T, fast skeletal muscle isoform X17, protein MSDEEVEQGEEQYEEEEVQEEEEVQEEEKPRPKLTAPKIPEGEKVDFDDIQKKRQNKDLMELQALIDSHFEARKKEEEELIALKERIEKRRAERAEQQRIRAEKERERQNRLAEEKARREEEDAKRRAEDDMKKKKALSSMGANYSSYLAKADQKRGKKQTAREMKKKILAERRKPLNIDHLSDDKLRDKAKELWDTLYQLETDKFEFGEKLKRQKYDIMTARARVEMLAKFSKKAGATAKGKVGGRWK, encoded by the exons ATGTCTGACGAGGAAGT TGAGCAGGGTGAAG AGCAGTACGAAGAGGAAG AGGTCCAGGAGGAAG AGGAAGTCCAGGAAG AGGAGAAGCCCAGGCCCAA ACTGACGGCTCCTAAGATCCCGGAAGGGGAGAAAGTAGACTTTGAT GACATCCAGAAGAAGCGGCAGAACAAAGACCTCATGGAGCTTCAGGCCCTCATCGACAGCCACTTCGAGgccaggaagaaggaggaggaggagctgatcGCGCTCAAGGAGAGGATC GAGAAGCGCCGCGCGGAGCGGGCCGAGCAGCAGAGGATCCGCGCCGAGAAGGAGCGGGAACGCCAGAACAGGCTGGCG GAGGAGAAGgccaggagagaggaggaggacgcCAAGAGGAGAGCCGAGGACGacatgaagaagaagaaggcccTGTCCTCCATGGGCGCCAACTACAGCAGCTACCTGGCCAAG GCTGACCAGAAGAGAGGCAAGAAGCAGACGGCCCGCGAGATGAAGAAGAAGATCCTGGCCGAGAGACGCAAGCCGCTCAACATCGACCACCTCAGTGACGACAAGCTGAG gGACAAGGCCAAGGAACTCTGGGATACGCTGTACCAACTCGAGACGGACAAGTTCGAGTTTGGGGAGAAGCTGAAGCGCCAGAAGTATGAC ATCATGACGGCCCGGGCCAGGGTGGAGATGCTGGCCAAGTT CAGCAAGAAGGCCGGCGCCACGGCCAAGGGCAAGGTCGGCGGGCGCTGGAAGTAG
- the Tnnt3 gene encoding troponin T, fast skeletal muscle isoform X8: MSDEEVEQGEEQYEEEEVQEEAPEVHEPEEVQEEEKPRPKLTAPKIPEGEKVDFDDIQKKRQNKDLMELQALIDSHFEARKKEEEELIALKERIEKRRAERAEQQRIRAEKERERQNRLAEEKARREEEDAKRRAEDDMKKKKALSSMGANYSSYLAKADQKRGKKQTAREMKKKILAERRKPLNIDHLSDDKLRDKAKELWDTLYQLETDKFEFGEKLKRQKYDIMTARARVEMLAKFSKKAGATAKGKVGGRWK, translated from the exons ATGTCTGACGAGGAAGT TGAGCAGGGTGAAG AGCAGTACGAAGAGGAAG AGGTCCAGGAGGAAG CCCCCGAGGTTCATGAACCAG AGGAAGTCCAGGAAG AGGAGAAGCCCAGGCCCAA ACTGACGGCTCCTAAGATCCCGGAAGGGGAGAAAGTAGACTTTGAT GACATCCAGAAGAAGCGGCAGAACAAAGACCTCATGGAGCTTCAGGCCCTCATCGACAGCCACTTCGAGgccaggaagaaggaggaggaggagctgatcGCGCTCAAGGAGAGGATC GAGAAGCGCCGCGCGGAGCGGGCCGAGCAGCAGAGGATCCGCGCCGAGAAGGAGCGGGAACGCCAGAACAGGCTGGCG GAGGAGAAGgccaggagagaggaggaggacgcCAAGAGGAGAGCCGAGGACGacatgaagaagaagaaggcccTGTCCTCCATGGGCGCCAACTACAGCAGCTACCTGGCCAAG GCTGACCAGAAGAGAGGCAAGAAGCAGACGGCCCGCGAGATGAAGAAGAAGATCCTGGCCGAGAGACGCAAGCCGCTCAACATCGACCACCTCAGTGACGACAAGCTGAG gGACAAGGCCAAGGAACTCTGGGATACGCTGTACCAACTCGAGACGGACAAGTTCGAGTTTGGGGAGAAGCTGAAGCGCCAGAAGTATGAC ATCATGACGGCCCGGGCCAGGGTGGAGATGCTGGCCAAGTT CAGCAAGAAGGCCGGCGCCACGGCCAAGGGCAAGGTCGGCGGGCGCTGGAAGTAG
- the Tnnt3 gene encoding troponin T, fast skeletal muscle isoform X9, protein MSDEEVEQGEEQYEEEEVQEEEVQEEAPEVHEPEEKPRPKLTAPKIPEGEKVDFDDIQKKRQNKDLMELQALIDSHFEARKKEEEELIALKERIEKRRAERAEQQRIRAEKERERQNRLAEEKARREEEDAKRRAEDDMKKKKALSSMGANYSSYLAKADQKRGKKQTAREMKKKILAERRKPLNIDHLSDDKLRDKAKELWDTLYQLETDKFEFGEKLKRQKYDIMTARARVEMLAKFSKKAGATAKGKVGGRWK, encoded by the exons ATGTCTGACGAGGAAGT TGAGCAGGGTGAAG AGCAGTACGAAGAGGAAG AGGTCCAGGAGGAAG AAGTCCAGGAGGAAG CCCCCGAGGTTCATGAACCAG AGGAGAAGCCCAGGCCCAA ACTGACGGCTCCTAAGATCCCGGAAGGGGAGAAAGTAGACTTTGAT GACATCCAGAAGAAGCGGCAGAACAAAGACCTCATGGAGCTTCAGGCCCTCATCGACAGCCACTTCGAGgccaggaagaaggaggaggaggagctgatcGCGCTCAAGGAGAGGATC GAGAAGCGCCGCGCGGAGCGGGCCGAGCAGCAGAGGATCCGCGCCGAGAAGGAGCGGGAACGCCAGAACAGGCTGGCG GAGGAGAAGgccaggagagaggaggaggacgcCAAGAGGAGAGCCGAGGACGacatgaagaagaagaaggcccTGTCCTCCATGGGCGCCAACTACAGCAGCTACCTGGCCAAG GCTGACCAGAAGAGAGGCAAGAAGCAGACGGCCCGCGAGATGAAGAAGAAGATCCTGGCCGAGAGACGCAAGCCGCTCAACATCGACCACCTCAGTGACGACAAGCTGAG gGACAAGGCCAAGGAACTCTGGGATACGCTGTACCAACTCGAGACGGACAAGTTCGAGTTTGGGGAGAAGCTGAAGCGCCAGAAGTATGAC ATCATGACGGCCCGGGCCAGGGTGGAGATGCTGGCCAAGTT CAGCAAGAAGGCCGGCGCCACGGCCAAGGGCAAGGTCGGCGGGCGCTGGAAGTAG
- the Tnnt3 gene encoding troponin T, fast skeletal muscle isoform X3, whose translation MSDEEVEQGEEQYEEEEVQEEEVQEEAPEVHEPEEVQEEEKPRPKLTAPKIPEGEKVDFDDIQKKRQNKDLMELQALIDSHFEARKKEEEELIALKERIEKRRAERAEQQRIRAEKERERQNRLAEEKARREEEDAKRRAEDDMKKKKALSSMGANYSSYLAKADQKRGKKQTAREMKKKILAERRKPLNIDHLSDDKLRDKAKELWDTLYQLETDKFEFGEKLKRQKYDIMTARARVEMLAKFSKKAGATAKGKVGGRWK comes from the exons ATGTCTGACGAGGAAGT TGAGCAGGGTGAAG AGCAGTACGAAGAGGAAG AGGTCCAGGAGGAAG AAGTCCAGGAGGAAG CCCCCGAGGTTCATGAACCAG AGGAAGTCCAGGAAG AGGAGAAGCCCAGGCCCAA ACTGACGGCTCCTAAGATCCCGGAAGGGGAGAAAGTAGACTTTGAT GACATCCAGAAGAAGCGGCAGAACAAAGACCTCATGGAGCTTCAGGCCCTCATCGACAGCCACTTCGAGgccaggaagaaggaggaggaggagctgatcGCGCTCAAGGAGAGGATC GAGAAGCGCCGCGCGGAGCGGGCCGAGCAGCAGAGGATCCGCGCCGAGAAGGAGCGGGAACGCCAGAACAGGCTGGCG GAGGAGAAGgccaggagagaggaggaggacgcCAAGAGGAGAGCCGAGGACGacatgaagaagaagaaggcccTGTCCTCCATGGGCGCCAACTACAGCAGCTACCTGGCCAAG GCTGACCAGAAGAGAGGCAAGAAGCAGACGGCCCGCGAGATGAAGAAGAAGATCCTGGCCGAGAGACGCAAGCCGCTCAACATCGACCACCTCAGTGACGACAAGCTGAG gGACAAGGCCAAGGAACTCTGGGATACGCTGTACCAACTCGAGACGGACAAGTTCGAGTTTGGGGAGAAGCTGAAGCGCCAGAAGTATGAC ATCATGACGGCCCGGGCCAGGGTGGAGATGCTGGCCAAGTT CAGCAAGAAGGCCGGCGCCACGGCCAAGGGCAAGGTCGGCGGGCGCTGGAAGTAG
- the Tnnt3 gene encoding troponin T, fast skeletal muscle isoform X5: MSDEEVEQGEEQYEEEEEVQEEEVQEEAPEVHEPEEKPRPKLTAPKIPEGEKVDFDDIQKKRQNKDLMELQALIDSHFEARKKEEEELIALKERIEKRRAERAEQQRIRAEKERERQNRLAEEKARREEEDAKRRAEDDMKKKKALSSMGANYSSYLAKADQKRGKKQTAREMKKKILAERRKPLNIDHLSDDKLRDKAKELWDTLYQLETDKFEFGEKLKRQKYDITTLRSRIDQAQKHSKKAGATAKGKVGGRWK; this comes from the exons ATGTCTGACGAGGAAGT TGAGCAGGGTGAAG AGCAGTACGAAGAGGAAG AAGAGGTCCAGGAGGAAG AAGTCCAGGAGGAAG CCCCCGAGGTTCATGAACCAG AGGAGAAGCCCAGGCCCAA ACTGACGGCTCCTAAGATCCCGGAAGGGGAGAAAGTAGACTTTGAT GACATCCAGAAGAAGCGGCAGAACAAAGACCTCATGGAGCTTCAGGCCCTCATCGACAGCCACTTCGAGgccaggaagaaggaggaggaggagctgatcGCGCTCAAGGAGAGGATC GAGAAGCGCCGCGCGGAGCGGGCCGAGCAGCAGAGGATCCGCGCCGAGAAGGAGCGGGAACGCCAGAACAGGCTGGCG GAGGAGAAGgccaggagagaggaggaggacgcCAAGAGGAGAGCCGAGGACGacatgaagaagaagaaggcccTGTCCTCCATGGGCGCCAACTACAGCAGCTACCTGGCCAAG GCTGACCAGAAGAGAGGCAAGAAGCAGACGGCCCGCGAGATGAAGAAGAAGATCCTGGCCGAGAGACGCAAGCCGCTCAACATCGACCACCTCAGTGACGACAAGCTGAG gGACAAGGCCAAGGAACTCTGGGATACGCTGTACCAACTCGAGACGGACAAGTTCGAGTTTGGGGAGAAGCTGAAGCGCCAGAAGTATGAC ATCACCACCCTCAGGAGTCGCATTGACCAGGCCCAGAAGCA CAGCAAGAAGGCCGGCGCCACGGCCAAGGGCAAGGTCGGCGGGCGCTGGAAGTAG
- the Tnnt3 gene encoding troponin T, fast skeletal muscle isoform X4, with protein MSDEEVEQGEEQYEEEEEVQEEEVQEEAPEVHEPEEKPRPKLTAPKIPEGEKVDFDDIQKKRQNKDLMELQALIDSHFEARKKEEEELIALKERIEKRRAERAEQQRIRAEKERERQNRLAEEKARREEEDAKRRAEDDMKKKKALSSMGANYSSYLAKADQKRGKKQTAREMKKKILAERRKPLNIDHLSDDKLRDKAKELWDTLYQLETDKFEFGEKLKRQKYDIMTARARVEMLAKFSKKAGATAKGKVGGRWK; from the exons ATGTCTGACGAGGAAGT TGAGCAGGGTGAAG AGCAGTACGAAGAGGAAG AAGAGGTCCAGGAGGAAG AAGTCCAGGAGGAAG CCCCCGAGGTTCATGAACCAG AGGAGAAGCCCAGGCCCAA ACTGACGGCTCCTAAGATCCCGGAAGGGGAGAAAGTAGACTTTGAT GACATCCAGAAGAAGCGGCAGAACAAAGACCTCATGGAGCTTCAGGCCCTCATCGACAGCCACTTCGAGgccaggaagaaggaggaggaggagctgatcGCGCTCAAGGAGAGGATC GAGAAGCGCCGCGCGGAGCGGGCCGAGCAGCAGAGGATCCGCGCCGAGAAGGAGCGGGAACGCCAGAACAGGCTGGCG GAGGAGAAGgccaggagagaggaggaggacgcCAAGAGGAGAGCCGAGGACGacatgaagaagaagaaggcccTGTCCTCCATGGGCGCCAACTACAGCAGCTACCTGGCCAAG GCTGACCAGAAGAGAGGCAAGAAGCAGACGGCCCGCGAGATGAAGAAGAAGATCCTGGCCGAGAGACGCAAGCCGCTCAACATCGACCACCTCAGTGACGACAAGCTGAG gGACAAGGCCAAGGAACTCTGGGATACGCTGTACCAACTCGAGACGGACAAGTTCGAGTTTGGGGAGAAGCTGAAGCGCCAGAAGTATGAC ATCATGACGGCCCGGGCCAGGGTGGAGATGCTGGCCAAGTT CAGCAAGAAGGCCGGCGCCACGGCCAAGGGCAAGGTCGGCGGGCGCTGGAAGTAG